ATCTGTGGTGAGTGTTCCGACCAGAAGCGAAGCGATGAGCGCTACTGACAAAACGATGAGCATGACGAGGCGACGCCAAGGAACAACTTGACGTACCGAAGTGGTGCGGGTCGACATATAAAAATCTCTCGATGGTTGATCAGAACCGAGTGGAACCGTTGATTTCGCCGTCTTGGGAAGGCTGATCACTTGATGGCGTATTCTCCGATTCTGGTGAGTATGAATCCGGAGCTTCGAAATCTTCCTCGTCTGCCGCTGGGACATTGTCCTCAACCTCGGCTAACGGCAGGTCAGCAACAGCGCTAATTGACTTCTTCAGCCACACTGTTTCGTCACCACTCGG
The DNA window shown above is from Changpingibacter yushuensis and carries:
- the yajC gene encoding preprotein translocase subunit YajC, which codes for MNPDVTLLIFIAVMVLMIWWMSRSSKSMQKKVELQRQEAVALGNNVVTTSGFFGTIVDIDGDAVTLQSPSGDETVWLKKSISAVADLPLAEVEDNVPAADEEDFEAPDSYSPESENTPSSDQPSQDGEINGSTRF